One Gammaproteobacteria bacterium DNA segment encodes these proteins:
- a CDS encoding TerB family tellurite resistance protein, whose product MLSAIRELFESRILPESHDKNEDRARHGRRLATAALLFEMSRADFKVSEEERQHVEMLVRDTFDLGAGETAELLALAEAEAEEATSLFQFTSLINEHFEPHEKVEVVELLWRVAYADGRLDKYEEHLVRNVAELIHVPHREFMKAKHRVAGIR is encoded by the coding sequence ATGCTGTCCGCCATCAGAGAACTCTTCGAATCGCGCATCCTCCCCGAGAGCCACGACAAGAACGAGGACCGAGCCCGCCACGGCCGCCGGCTGGCCACCGCTGCGCTGCTGTTCGAGATGAGCCGGGCGGATTTCAAGGTCAGCGAGGAGGAACGGCAACACGTGGAGATGCTGGTGCGGGATACCTTCGACCTCGGCGCCGGGGAGACGGCGGAGCTGCTGGCCCTGGCCGAGGCGGAAGCCGAAGAGGCCACGTCCCTGTTTCAGTTCACATCCCTCATCAACGAGCATTTCGAGCCCCACGAGAAGGTGGAGGTGGTGGAGCTGCTGTGGCGCGTCGCCTATGCCGACGGCCGTCTCGACAAGTACGAGGAACATCTTGTGCGCAACGTGGCGGAACTCATTCACGTCCCCCATCGCGAGTTCATGAAGGCCAAACACCGCGTGGCCGGAATCCGCTAG
- the hspQ gene encoding heat shock protein HspQ, with protein MQTKAQFSVGQVVQHRLFEYRGVIIDVDPTFNGSDDWYEQVARSRPPKEAPWYHVLVHGGEHQTYVAERNLELDEAGEPVVHPEIDRYFQGISDGVYVPRHALN; from the coding sequence ATGCAGACCAAGGCACAATTCAGCGTCGGCCAGGTGGTTCAGCATCGCCTGTTCGAGTACCGCGGCGTCATCATCGACGTGGACCCCACCTTCAACGGCAGCGACGACTGGTACGAACAGGTGGCTCGCTCCCGCCCCCCCAAGGAGGCCCCGTGGTACCACGTGCTGGTCCACGGCGGCGAACACCAGACCTATGTGGCCGAGCGTAACCTGGAGCTCGACGAGGCCGGTGAACCGGTGGTTCATCCGGAGATCGACCGTTATTTCCAGGGCATCAGCGACGGCGTCTACGTGCCACGCCACGCCCTCAACTGA